A region of the Corynebacterium endometrii genome:
TGCATAACCTAGATTGATTTAGCCGCTTCCTTAACCCGTAAGGGTAGGGGGCGGCTCTTGCTTGCCTTGGGGCTTGCGGCGCATTTCGGGGGCCCGGTGAAGCGCATGGCCTTGTTAAGGCGGCGAAGGGGTGTGATTCTTGCAACTTTCTAGTTCGCTAAATTCGCAAAATTTTTATGTATGCAAGTCGGGGGTACTTCGCAAGGGGACAAAACGCGACGAAAATTGGCGTAAAGGGGGTAGTTACATCTTGTTAATGTGAATGTTGTAATGGTTGTTTACAACGTTGCAATGTGAGGAAGGTAACTTAACTGGTAGCAAAAATTGTGACGGACTGCACTGTCTAAGTGGAGTGTGACGCAAGTGCTCGAGAATCTAGCCCAAACCAAGCACAGTAAAGGAGATACCGATGTCTGCAACGCCAGCGACCCCATCGCATAAGCGTGAGCCTGCGGCCGAGGATTTCATCGCGATGCGCGATAGCCAACAGTTCGGCGAACTGCGCGGCTCGTATCGCAAATTCGCCTTCCCCATGACCGTGGCTTTCTTCGTCTGGTACGTGGTCTACGTGGTGGCGGCGGTGTTCGCACCGGATTTCATGGCCGTCAAGGTTGGCGATACCTGGAATGTGGCCCTCATCTTTGGCCTCCTCCAGTTCGCTACCACGTTCCTCATCACGTGGATTTACGTGAAGTATGCAAACAAGAATATCGAGCCGCGCGCGGCCGCAATCCGTGAAGAATTGGAGGGCTAAAACATGAATTCTGTGATTCTCGCTCAAGAAGAAACCGCGGCGGGTAACCCAATCCTTAACATCGCGGTCTTCGGCGCCTTCTTGGTCATCACCATGTGGATGGTGCTGCGCGCCGGCAAGACCACCAAAGAAGCCTCCGACTTCTACACCGGCGGCGGCTCCTTCTCGGGCCGCCAGAACGGCCTTGCGATTTCCGGTGACTACCTCTCCGCGGCCTCCTTCCTGGGCATCGTCGGCGCGGTAGCGCTCCAGGGCTATGACGGCTTCCTTTACTCCGTTGGCTTCTTCGTGGCCTGGTTGGTTGCATTGATGCTGGTGGCAGAGCCGCTGCGCAACGTCGGCCGCTTCACCATGGCGGACGTCTTGTCCTTCCGCCTCAAGCAGAAGCCGGTCCGCGTGGCCGCGGCCATCGCGACCCTGTTCGTGTCCCTGTTCTACCTCATCGCCCAGATGGCCGGCGCCGGTTCCCTGGTGTCCGTCCTGCTCAACATCCATGACTTTGTCTGGCAGGCAGTAGTGGTGGGCGTAGTGGGCATCATCATGATCATCTACGTCCTCATCGGCGGCATGAAGGGCACTACCTACGTGCAGATGATCAAGGCCGTCCTTTTGTGCACCGGCATCGTCGTTATGTGCGTCCTGGTATTCTTCGCGGTCAAGGGCGGCTTTGGCACCCTGTTCCAGTCCGCTATCGATATGCACGCAAACTCTGACTACATCAAGGAGGAGGGCTACGCGGCCGAGGCCATCATGGAGCCCGGACTGAAGTACGGCGCGACCACCACCACCAAGATTGACTTCATCTCCCTGGGTATTTCCCTGGTTCTGGGCGTGGGCGGCCTGCCGCACGTGCTGATGCGCTTCTACACGGTTCCTACCGCCACCGAGGCGCGCCGCTCCGTCACCTGGGCGATTGTCATCATCGGTTCCTTCTACCTGCTGACCCTGATCCTGGGCTACGGCGCGGCCGCCCTGGTTGGTCCTGACCGCATCCTCGCGGCGCCGGGTGGCGCAAACTCCGCGGCGCCGCTGCTGGCCCTCGAATTGGGCGGCTCCGTCTTCATGGCCGTTATTTCCGCGGTGGCCTTCGCTACGGTTCTCGCCGTGGTCGCAGGCCTGGCGATTACCGCATCCGCATCCATCGCTCACGATGTGTACCACGCGGTCATCCGGAACGGTGAGTCCACCGAGGCCGAGCAGGTGAAGGTCTCCCAGATAACCGTGGTCATCCTGGGCATCGTGTCCATCATCCTGGGCATCCTGGCCATGACCCAAAACGTTGCATTCCTGGTGTCCCTGGCGTTTGCCATGGCGGCGTCCGCAAACCTGCCAACCATCCTTTACTCCCTGTACTGGCGCAAGTTCAACACCACCGGCGCTGTAGCCTCCATCTACACCGGTGTGGTTGCAACCCTGCTGCTCATCTTCTTCTCCCCAGCGGTCTCCGGTTCCGCAACCGCTATGTTCCCGAACGCCGACTGGGCTATCTTCCCGCTGTCCTCCCCAGGTATCGTCTCCATTCCTTTGGCCTTCCTGGCCGGCTGGATTGGCACCCTGGTGGGCAAGCCGGACAACCTTGAGCACCTGGCCGCCGAGATGGAAGTTCGTTCCCTGACCGGTGTTGGAGTCGAAGCCCCGGTTGACCACTAAAATCCCGCTCTCAGCGTGAATAATTCAGCGCCGCCTCGCCTTTTTATAAAAGTGCGGGGCGGCGTTAGTAATATGATCCTTCGTGTCTAGCCAAACCCCATCCCACAAGCCGGTCCGGCGCGTTATCGCGATCGTGGCAGCGGCCGTTGCGCTGATGGGATTTTCGTTTTATGTGGGTCGGGTCAGCGCTCCGGAGGACCAGGCCCCACGGCCGCTGCCGGCGGTGCAGCCCCTAAAGGCCGGGCCGGGTAGCCCTAGCAATCCCGCACTAAAGAAGTTTGTGGACAATCCCACGGCCTCCCAGCTGAGCTACCTTCGCCTTTCGGACGGTATGCGCATCGGTACCGCCACGGAGCGCTACGCCCGGCCGGCGTTGAGCCTCATCAAGCTCTACATTGCGGAATACGTGATTGAACACGGCACGGAGGAAGAGAAGTTCGAGGCGCTGGCCATGGTGAGCAATTCTTCCGATTCCTCCGCGGAGGCTTTATTCGAAAAGTACCCGGACTCCATCGATGATGTGGCGAAACGCTACGGATTACATTCCACGCGCTCCGATGAACGCTGGGGCTATTCCGTTACCTCCACCTATGACGTGGTGAACTTCATCGCTCAGCTCAAAGAGAAAAACCCAACGCACCCCATCCTCGTGGCCATGAGCCGGGCGGATTCCGTTGCGGCGGACGGCTACCGGCAGAATTTCGGCACGGCGAAGCTGCAAAACGTCATTGGCTCAAAGTTCGGCTGGTCGGACGACTTTGACCTGCATTCCTCCGTCTCGTTCGGTGAGAACTTCGTGGTGGCCGCCGCGGTCAACGGCAGCGCCGATGACCTGACCAGCTTCGTCAAGACCCAAATCACCGGCGAAAAGCTGCGTGAGGCAAGCCTGTACCACGTCAACAGGAGCCGCGCGCAGCGGGGGCTGCCGCCGCTTGAGGGGGATAGGGACGCCGCCGCTACTACCTCACGGCGTTCCGGAGATTCGAAGCAAGATTAGCTATCTGGTTAATCTGGTCCGCGCTCACGGAGGATCCGCCGTAGCTTATTCCGCCGTTGGTTACGCGCGGCAGATTGGGCACGCCGGGCAGGGACTCGACCTGGGAGCTGAGCTGGTTGAGCAGGTCGGCGGTGGCCGGGGTGGTGCTCGGAGCGGCTGGAGCAGCCGGAGCTGCCGGGGTGGTGCTCGGGGTGGCCGCCCCGCCTGGGGTCCACTGGCCCCAGTCGCGGGCGTAGACGTTATTAATGTCCACGGTAATGCCGTCGATGACCCGCTGGCGGCTTTGCGGCAGCTGGTGGATGGTGGTGCGCGGGTGGATCCTGCCGCCCGAGCCCCAGTCATGCATCCAGAAGTAGGTTCCAATGCCATCGGCGATGGCCCAGTCGATCACGTTGTAATTGCCGTACACGCCGGTGGAGTAGCCCGCGGCGGAGAGGGCCGCGGAGAACGCGCGCAGGTACGGGCGGATCTGGTTGTCATACTGGGCGCGGGAGGGGTTGTCATCGATGGCGATGTAGATTGGGCGTCCGGTGGGCCCGCCCGCGGCCCTGTGGAGGGCGATTGCCTGCGGCGCGTGGACCGCGGCACCGGCAGCGCCCTGCAGCCAGTCGGCGGTGTTGGCGCGTCCGTACTGGTAAACGGACGCGGTGGCCAGGCCGGATGCGGCGAAGGACTTGGTCTCGCCGAGCGTGACCGGCTTGCCCGCCATCCACTGGGCATCGGGGCGGCGCTGGGAGACGTAGCGCACGGCGCCCAAGTGCCCCGCGTTTCTTACCGACGCCGCCGAGGGAACGCCCGCCGAATAATCAATAACCGTGCCCAGGATTGGGCCTAGGGCGTGTGCGTGTGCCGCGTTGGCGTTCGCCGCCAGGCCGGTTGCCCCGGCGGCAATGGCGAACGCGCTGGCCTTGAGGAAGCCGCGGCGGTTGAGCGCGGAGGGTGATGTGGTCATAGGGGCTCCTGTTTCCATGATCGCAATCATGAACTCAAATCACTTGAGTCACGGCGGTTAACAGGCGTAACTCTAACACGGCCCGGCGCCGCGCGCATCGATCCACGCGCGCCGCCTAGAGGGTGTTGATCACCAGATTGCGTGTGTCGGCTTCCCAATCGCGGTCGATGACGGTTGCAATAAGCCCCGCCCGGCCCATTGCCTCGCCAAACCGGGCGTTGCCCGCGATGAGTTCATCCCCGCAGAGGCATAGATCATGTGGCCTTCGCTCGGCGGAGTGCGCATGGTCCCGGATTGCCTCGATGTGCTCCCGGATATACCCCTCCGTCATGACGAGGCACACCAGGCGAGTGCCCGGTGGGAGGGCATGCAGGTCGCCGAAGTCCACATAGCAGCCCTCTATGATGACGGACTGGCCATTTTCGTGGCAGGTCAGCGCCATTTCCCGGATGACGGGCCATAGCCACGCCGTGATGGAGGCGTCTGGATCGGTGGGCGAGGCGCCTACCAGGCCGGCCCGGATGAGCCCCATCTTGATGTGGTCCATGGAGACTACTGACACCCCGGTCTCCCGCATCATGCGCTGGCCCAGCGTGGTTTTGCCGGTGTGGGTATCCCCGGTGATGATGGTGATCAACGCCTAACCCCCAATGGCGCTCATGGTCCGGTCGGGCTGCACAAAGCTCGGGGAGCCCAGGGAGGTGACTTTGTTCGAACCGTAGGCCCTTGGCTTGGCCCACATTGCCTCACGCCAGCGGCGGGCTATGGCTTCGTCGGAACTGCCATCGCGCAGCAGCTCGAGCAGGGAGGTCTCCTCGTGGGAGAACAGGCAGGAACGGATGGTGCCCTCCGCGGTGATGCGGGTGCGGGAGCACTGCGCACAGAAGGACTCGGTGACGGAGGCGATGATGCCCACTTGGCCCAGGATTGGACCGCCATCAGCGCCGCGCACGTCCCACAGCTGGGCGGGGGAGGAACCGCGCGGCGCCGCATGCTCGGTGAGTAGGAAGCGCTCACCCAGGCGCGCGCGGAGTTCCGCGCCGCTTACCAGGTTCTCCTTGGCCCAATTGTGGTCCGCGTCCAGCGGCATCTGCTCAATAAACCGCAGCTGCAATCCGCGCCTTAAGCACCATTCCAATAGCTCGGGTGCGTGAGCGTCGTTTATCCCGCGCATCATCACGGCATTGACCTTGACCGGTTCCAGGCCCGCATCCTTGGCCGCCTCAATCCCGCGAATGACATCACCGAGCCGGTCTCGCCGCGTCACGGCGGCGAAATCCTCCCGGTTGACCGTATCCAGGCTGACATTTATCCGGCTAAGACCGGCCGCCTTGAGCCCCTCCACGCGCGCCTCGAGGCCTATGGCGTTGGTAGTAATCGCCACGGGGATCTCCGGATGCAACGCGCGCACCCCGGCGATGATCTCCTCTAGGTCCCGACGTATCAGGGGCTCGCCGCCGGTAAACCGGATGTCAGTAATCCCTAGGCGGCTGACTCCAATATCGGCAAGCCTGATGGCCTCCGCGGCGGTGAGCAGGCTGGACTTTTTCAGCCAGACCATCCCGGCCTCCGGCATGCAGTAGGTGCAGCGGAGATTGCATTTGTCCACCAGGGAAATGCGCAGGTCAGAAGCTATGCGGCCGAAGGAATCCTGCAACGGGCCTTCCGTGACCATGCCAGCCTCCTTCACATGGAACAATGGGATAGAAACGGTGAGTTGGCGTAGAGTTACAAGCCAGACTACAGGGTAGGCCACAAGGAGGGTTGCGTGAGAAAAGCGGCTGTCATCGCTGCGGCCTTCCTCGTCTCATCCTGCGGCGCGGGCCAGCAGGAAGCGGTGGTTTTCGCGGCTTCGTCCCTCAACGGTGTGGGGGAAGAACTCGAGGAGGCCTTTGAACTTGCTAATCCCGGCACTGAAATCACCATGAGTTACGCGGGCTCCGCCGAGCTGGTGCGCCACCTTGCCGCCGGTGCACCCGCGGACGTGCTAATTACGGCCGATGAGATAAGCGCCGAAGAATCGGGGCTCGACGCCCGCCCCGTGGCCACCGGCCGCCTGGTGCTCGCCCTGGCGCAAGGGAATCCGGCGGGCCTGACGGACCCGCGGGATGTGGGCTCGGCCCGCTTGGCGCTGTGCGCCCCCGAGGTCCCCTGCGGCCGGCTAGCCCGCCAGTTTCTCGAGGGCCCCGCGGCAGGCCAAGAACTTGCCCTTGAACCGAGTATGGAATCCAGCGTGACGGACGTGGCCACCAAGGTCACCACCGGCGCGGTCGATGCAGGTTTTATCTACGAGGCTAACGCGAAGGCTCTGGGCCTTACCTACCTGCCCTTGGACGGGGTGGCGGCGAATGTCTACCCCGCGGCCCTTACCAGTCGGGGCGCTGACAACGAAGCGGCCCAGGCCTTCTACCATTGGCTTACCGGCCCCGAGGCGCAGGAGATATTCAACCGGCACGGATTCGAAACGGTGGGCGGCGGTGAGTAGGGGAGCAAAGAACTACTCCACGCCTACCGGCTCCGGGGGCCTCGTAGCCGCCGCCCTGGCGTTTATCCTCAGCCCGCTCATAGCTTTCGTCGCGGCCGTACCGTGGGGCGGATTGGGCACCGTGCTCGGACAGGAGGCATGGGCGGCCCTAGGGTTATCGGCCGGCACCTCGGCGTTAAGCACCGGACTATGCGTGCTCTTCGGCCTGCCCGTGGCCCTGTGGTTGCGCCAGGTTGGCCTGCGCCGGCCCGTCCTGGCGGGGGCAGTCAATCTCGCGGTTCTAATACCGTTGGTGCTCTCCCCGGTGCTCACAGGCCTATCCCTCACCCTGCTGTGGGGGCGAACCGGGGTAGTAGGAGGGGCCCTCGACGCGCTAGGGCTTCCCGTGGCCTTTAGCCCCGCCGCCGTGGTGATAGTGCAGGTGTTTGTGTCCCTGCCATTCTTCGTGGCGGCCGTAGGGGCCGCGCTGCGCGCGGTAGACCGCGAATGGGAAGAGGCCGCCGCGCTGGATGGAGCCACGAGAAGCCAAACGCTGCGCTACGTGGTCATTCCGGCCGCCGCGCCGGGCATCATCACCGGTGCGGTACTAAGCTTTGCCCGTGCGCTGAGCGAATATGGCGCCACGCTCACCTTTGCCGGAAATATCGCCGGCAAGACCCAAACCATTCCCTTGCTGGTCGCACTGGGGCTGGGCGCCAACGATATGGATGCGGCCCTAGGCGCCGCCGTGCTGCTGCTGGGGCTGTACGTCCTGGTGATCGCCGTTATCGTAGCCATATGGCTGTCACGAAAGGACTAACCGTCATGGGACAATCGCGCACTCCTGAACAACACGTGGACGCCGTTAAAGCCCTGGTGGGGCGGCGCCCGCAAGTGAGCCTATCCCCAGTCGAGGCACTGGGCAGGGCGTTGAGCAGGGACGTGGTGAGCCCGGGGGATTCGCCGGCCTTTGATAACTCCCAAATGGACGGGTACGCGCTGGGTGAAGCGCACCTGGCCGGCGGCTCCTTTACCGTGGGCCCCTCAGTGGCCGCGGGGGCAGACCCTGACGCGGCGGTCCCGGAGGGCATCGGGCAGCAGATCATAGCGATCATGACCGGGGCCAAGCTGCCTCGCGGAACGCGGGCAGTGGTGCCGGTGGAGCGGTGCCGGCCGCCGGAGTTTATCGAGGAAGGCCCGGTGATGGTGCCGGCCACCCAGCGGGGACAGTTTGTACGCCGGCGCGGTAGCGACATCCGCGAGGGCGCCGTCCTGTTCGAGGCAGGCCACGTGGTTAACG
Encoded here:
- a CDS encoding solute symporter family protein, whose translation is MNSVILAQEETAAGNPILNIAVFGAFLVITMWMVLRAGKTTKEASDFYTGGGSFSGRQNGLAISGDYLSAASFLGIVGAVALQGYDGFLYSVGFFVAWLVALMLVAEPLRNVGRFTMADVLSFRLKQKPVRVAAAIATLFVSLFYLIAQMAGAGSLVSVLLNIHDFVWQAVVVGVVGIIMIIYVLIGGMKGTTYVQMIKAVLLCTGIVVMCVLVFFAVKGGFGTLFQSAIDMHANSDYIKEEGYAAEAIMEPGLKYGATTTTKIDFISLGISLVLGVGGLPHVLMRFYTVPTATEARRSVTWAIVIIGSFYLLTLILGYGAAALVGPDRILAAPGGANSAAPLLALELGGSVFMAVISAVAFATVLAVVAGLAITASASIAHDVYHAVIRNGESTEAEQVKVSQITVVILGIVSIILGILAMTQNVAFLVSLAFAMAASANLPTILYSLYWRKFNTTGAVASIYTGVVATLLLIFFSPAVSGSATAMFPNADWAIFPLSSPGIVSIPLAFLAGWIGTLVGKPDNLEHLAAEMEVRSLTGVGVEAPVDH
- a CDS encoding DUF485 domain-containing protein — its product is MSATPATPSHKREPAAEDFIAMRDSQQFGELRGSYRKFAFPMTVAFFVWYVVYVVAAVFAPDFMAVKVGDTWNVALIFGLLQFATTFLITWIYVKYANKNIEPRAAAIREELEG
- the modA gene encoding molybdate ABC transporter substrate-binding protein — its product is MRKAAVIAAAFLVSSCGAGQQEAVVFAASSLNGVGEELEEAFELANPGTEITMSYAGSAELVRHLAAGAPADVLITADEISAEESGLDARPVATGRLVLALAQGNPAGLTDPRDVGSARLALCAPEVPCGRLARQFLEGPAAGQELALEPSMESSVTDVATKVTTGAVDAGFIYEANAKALGLTYLPLDGVAANVYPAALTSRGADNEAAQAFYHWLTGPEAQEIFNRHGFETVGGGE
- a CDS encoding DUF1906 domain-containing protein, coding for MTTSPSALNRRGFLKASAFAIAAGATGLAANANAAHAHALGPILGTVIDYSAGVPSAASVRNAGHLGAVRYVSQRRPDAQWMAGKPVTLGETKSFAASGLATASVYQYGRANTADWLQGAAGAAVHAPQAIALHRAAGGPTGRPIYIAIDDNPSRAQYDNQIRPYLRAFSAALSAAGYSTGVYGNYNVIDWAIADGIGTYFWMHDWGSGGRIHPRTTIHQLPQSRQRVIDGITVDINNVYARDWGQWTPGGAATPSTTPAAPAAPAAPSTTPATADLLNQLSSQVESLPGVPNLPRVTNGGISYGGSSVSADQINQIANLASNLRNAVR
- the moaA gene encoding GTP 3',8-cyclase MoaA yields the protein MVTEGPLQDSFGRIASDLRISLVDKCNLRCTYCMPEAGMVWLKKSSLLTAAEAIRLADIGVSRLGITDIRFTGGEPLIRRDLEEIIAGVRALHPEIPVAITTNAIGLEARVEGLKAAGLSRINVSLDTVNREDFAAVTRRDRLGDVIRGIEAAKDAGLEPVKVNAVMMRGINDAHAPELLEWCLRRGLQLRFIEQMPLDADHNWAKENLVSGAELRARLGERFLLTEHAAPRGSSPAQLWDVRGADGGPILGQVGIIASVTESFCAQCSRTRITAEGTIRSCLFSHEETSLLELLRDGSSDEAIARRWREAMWAKPRAYGSNKVTSLGSPSFVQPDRTMSAIGG
- a CDS encoding ABC transporter permease; the encoded protein is MSRGAKNYSTPTGSGGLVAAALAFILSPLIAFVAAVPWGGLGTVLGQEAWAALGLSAGTSALSTGLCVLFGLPVALWLRQVGLRRPVLAGAVNLAVLIPLVLSPVLTGLSLTLLWGRTGVVGGALDALGLPVAFSPAAVVIVQVFVSLPFFVAAVGAALRAVDREWEEAAALDGATRSQTLRYVVIPAAAPGIITGAVLSFARALSEYGATLTFAGNIAGKTQTIPLLVALGLGANDMDAALGAAVLLLGLYVLVIAVIVAIWLSRKD
- a CDS encoding ATP-binding protein codes for the protein MITIITGDTHTGKTTLGQRMMRETGVSVVSMDHIKMGLIRAGLVGASPTDPDASITAWLWPVIREMALTCHENGQSVIIEGCYVDFGDLHALPPGTRLVCLVMTEGYIREHIEAIRDHAHSAERRPHDLCLCGDELIAGNARFGEAMGRAGLIATVIDRDWEADTRNLVINTL